The proteins below are encoded in one region of Belonocnema kinseyi isolate 2016_QV_RU_SX_M_011 chromosome 5, B_treatae_v1, whole genome shotgun sequence:
- the LOC117173080 gene encoding uncharacterized protein LOC117173080, producing MPNQRPNPMRTPFYPNECFICKSTKDLRRCGQCQMISYCGETHQKDHWEEHRAVCKIIADILKRKKVSHLFENLRYADQKVWKEERENARRQVQHRLPRPLLEWEYQMLLFPRACNVCHEAKQQNLINCPSCPSATFCEDHKDTTRHSINCFQLKTTHDLELALDETTFKSVIATAILVIDRTFITSKIEALPKSMKELILHCPQPPVKTPEELKIYASELLTIALTLFNALQKAKVPATSRLIVHVGGVKSQKDNPKFWEIVLHLLPNLQFLKIVIVDDDQHARMESHLCENCKANNKVVQFETVPLSYKAYLKHKTYEKPNMLVFYNVNPPEERELPKEVWKSSLLAWGSASCPLVLTTVTDAKSKGINEILKSTFARTVIYYDGVNEFASLKPKREWELNGIYRENQFMIILDVLNDKNDKIPALNGKIEKTSLQNKGEKVDGIKNTAESEANSGQKKVGKVEPIENVIEEAEIMGDSAEKRAENIQITMEDRALEDYEDWNYYYSNSCQICHLNLKNMTCSRCKMVMYCEEEHRKEHWPEHKDLCKAILSTLRETGATTLFDKLKTDDMEAWAKAKIGVMLKIQKKVGRKLLDYEKQMFLFPKTCFVCHESDLSVVRTCHCGITLCKQHKKSLKHNILCNDFQQAAMLAHIMLLIRPHPCPNIIVDNMTKISMKTIPVQRKTKKLPPSMKEFITSYIRLSKEFIGASGKYRVHVTSEFFSRPLTLLYAIQKLNLISAAHLSIHVIGSTNEEFRFVDYWEVILHWLPNLKQIKVNFVGPEINSLAATGILPCQSCESMGKQICLGTKDPTKYHEYYESDRFSKPDIIIGYNLNLHESELGISDCTWKETIRTLKKLEAPFILTAETKERALKDHKRFSDLLEKPASYECCEENPFASLIIERDFETEELKCPNKYIIIYKELYEKSTESDEVKVTSVEKTSPRQNQWKVRQINGQLEIQLVGGENDKIGKKKSEASVDSSENKSVVEKKEENKETGTSLGAIKEGNKSVQVFEFKGKSGIDTPKPENEGIFEKGRQMAAFRGLLNPEVKKESPQSLQVKEKVENESKKKPGNSRAKINLESVRLKVKSDNSDKSDKYITVNVELELEPKKKGGNESKIKLGNAESKRELEDVKVEEKKHLESKVELKVKAENEPDRKSENTECKRKLENVESKTEGENTEFKGNLDTVENSKSADEGMLIENLLLAEKKLRDENEKLKRDNDKLMEENVKLKQENGQLRTENQLIKDLRSQVQESIREAMSQKK from the exons ATGCCGAATCAGAGGCCAAACCCGATGAGGACACCATTCTACCCAAACGAATGTTTCATCTGCAAATCAACAAAAGACCTTCGCCGATGCGGCCAGTGTCAAATGATTTCCTACTGTGGAGAGACCCACCAAAAGGATCACTGGGAGGAACACAGGGCAGTCTGCAAAATAATAGCTGATATACTCAAACGCAAAAAAGTCTCCCACCTCTTTGAAAATCTTCGCTATGCCGATCAAAAAGTATGGAAAGAGGAGAGAGAAAATGCTCGAAGACAGGTTCAACATCGACTCCCGCGGCCTCTTCTTGAATGGGAATATCAGATGCTCCTCTTTCCTCGAGCCTGTAACGTTTGCCACGAAGCCAAACAGCAAAATCTGATCAACTGTCCCTCCTGTCCCTCCGCGACTTTCTGCGAAGATCACAAAGACACCACGCGTCACAGCATCAATTGCTTTCAGCTAAAAACCACCCACGACCTGGAACTCGCTCTCGACGAGACGACATTCAAATCCGTGATAGCCACCGCAATTCTCGTCATCGATCGCACATTCATCACCTCGAAAATCGAAGCTTTGCCAAAATCGATGAAGGAATTGATACTGCATTGTCCCCAGCCTCCCGTGAAAACACCCGAGGAATTGAAAATCTACGCCTCCGAATTGTTAACGATCGCCTTGACTCTCTTTAACGCTCTCCAAAAGGCCAAAGTACCCGCAACTTCCAGACTCATTGTCCACGTAGGCGGGGTCAAGTCGCAAAAGGACAATCCGAAATTCTGGGAGATAGTTTTGCACCTTTTGCCGAATCTGCAGTTTCTGAAAATCGTGATTGTCGATGATGATCAGCACGCGAGAATGGAATCGCACCTCTGCGAGAACTGCAAGGCGAACAATAAAGTGGTCCAGTTTGAAACGGTGCCTCTTTCTTACAAGGCGTATTTAAAACACAAAACTTACGAGAAACCGAACATGCTTGTATTTTATAATGTGAATCCGCCGGAGGAACGAGAATTGCCGAAGGAAGTTTGGAAGTCGTCGCTTTTAGCCTGGGGTTCAGCCTCCTGTCCCCTCGTTTTGACGACCGTCACCGACGCAAAGTCCAAGGGAATCAATGAGATTTTGAAGTCGACCTTTGCCAGGACTGTGATTTATTATGACGGGGTTAATGAATTTGCGAGTTTGAAGCCGAAACGGGAATGGGAACTGAACGGCATCTATCGGGAGAATCAGTTCATGATTATTTTAGATGTGTTGAATGATAAGAATGATAAGATTCCGGCACTTAATGGTAAAATTGAGAAGACATCTCTTCAGAATAAAGGGGAGAAGGTGGATGGAATTAAAAATACAGCCGAGAGTGAAGCGAATTCCGGGCAAAAGAAAGTGGGGAAAGTAGAgccgattgaaaatgtaattgagGAAGCAGAAATAATGGGAGATTCGGCGGAAAAGAGAGCAGAGAATATACAAATCACGATGGAGGATCGCGCGTTGGAAGACTATGAGGattggaattattattattcgaatTCTTGTCAGATTTGtcatctgaatttgaaaaatatgaccTGCAGTCGTTGTAAAATGGTGATGTATTGTGAAGAAGAGCATCGCAAGGAACATTGGCCGGAGCATAAAGATTTGTGTAAAGCAATTTTGAGCACATTGAGGGAAACTGGCGCGACAActctttttgataaattgaaaacGGATGATATGGAGGCCTGGGCGAAAGCAAAAATTGGCGTGATGCTGAAAATTCAGAAGAAAGTTGGAAGAAAACTTTTAGATTATGAGAAGCAAATGTTTCTCTTTCCAAAAACATGCTTTGTTTGTCACGAAAGTGATTTAAGTGTTGTGAGAACTTGCCATTGTGGG aTAACTCTCTGTAAACAGCACAAGAAAAGCCTAAAACACAATATTCTCTGTAATGATTTTCAACAAGCTGCCATGCTTGCTCATATAATGCTCCTAATTAGGCCTCATCCCTGTCCGAATATAATAGTCGACAATATGACGAAAATTTCCATGAAAACTATACCAGTCcaacgaaaaactaaaaaattgccgCCTTCAATGAAGGAATTTATAACTTCCTACATAAGATTATCTAAAGAATTTATCGGGGCAAGTGGAAAATATCGTGTTCATGTCACTTCCGAATTTTTTTCCCGGCCCCTAACTCTCCTTTACgcaattcaaaaactaaatttgatcTCTGCCGCACATCTTAGCATTCATGTAATCGGCAGCACTAACGAGGAATTTCGATTCGTCGATTATTGGGAAGTGATTTTGCACTGGcttccaaatttaaaacaaataaaggtgaattttgtCGGACCGGAAATTAATTCACTCGCAGCAACCGGTATTTTACCCTGTCAATCTTGTGAGTCGATGGGCAAACAAATTTGCCTCGGTACCAAAGATCCCACAAAATACCATGAGTATTACGAGAGCGATCGCTTTTCAAAACCGGATATCATTATCGGCTATAATCTCAATTTGCACGAGAGCGAACTTGGAATTTCGGATTGTACCTGGAAAGAGACGATTAGAACTTTAAAGAAACTGGAGGCTCCGTTTATATTGACGGCAGAAACCAAGGAACGAGCGCTCAAAGATCACAAGAGATTTTCCGATCTTCTCGAAAAACCGGCCTCTTACGAGTGCTGCGAAGAAAATCCTTTTGCGAGTTTAATTATTGAGCGGGATTTTGAAACGGAAGAGCTCAAGTGCCCGAATAagtatattattatttacaaagaattgTATGAGAAATCGACGGAATCTGATGAAGTGAAGGTCACTTCTGTCGAGAAGACTTCGCCTCGACAGAATCAGTGGAAAGTCAGGCAAATCAATGGCCAATTGGAAATTCAGCTCGTGGGTGGCGAGAATGATAAAATTGGGAAGAAAAAATCCGAGGCTTCAGTCGATTCTTCCGAGAATAAATCAGTCGTTGAGAAGAAGGAAGAGAATAAGGAAACGGGGACGAGTCTAGGGGcaattaaagaaggaaataaaTCGGTTCAAGTTTTTGAGTTTAAGGGAAAATCGGGAATTGATACTCCCAAACCAGAAAATGAGGGCATTTTTGAAAAAGGTCGACAGATGGCGGCTTTCCGAGGACTTCTCAATCCCGAAGTAAAAAAAGAATCTCCTCAGTCTTTGCAAGTTAAGGAGAAAGTGGAAAACGAGTCGAAAAAGAAACCAGGAAATTCGAGagctaaaataaatttagaaagtgTGAGATTAAAAGTGAAATCGGACAATTCGGATAAATCGGATAAGTATATTACAGTTAATGTGGAGTTGGAATTAGAGCCGAAAAAGAAAGGGGGAAATGAGTCGAAAATTAAATTGGGAAATGCGGAATCTAAAAGAGAATTGGAAGATGTTAAAGTTGAAGAGAAAAAACATTTGGAGTCGAAAGTAGAATTGAAAGTGAAAGCAGAAAACGAGCCTGATAGAAAATCGGAAAATACGGAATGtaagagaaaattagaaaatgtggAGTCTAAAACAGAAGGGgaaaatacagaatttaaagggAATTTAgatacggttgaaaattcaaagtctGCTGATGAAGGaatgttgatagaaaatttattgctTGCGGAAAAAAAACTTAGGGATGAGAATGAAAAGCTTAAGAGAGACAATGATAAACTGATGGAGGAAAATGTGAAATTGAAGCAGGAAAATGGACAACTCAGGAcggaaaatcaattaattaaggATCTTCGGAGCCAAGTGCAAGAAAGCATTCGAGAAGCgatgagtcagaaaaaatag